The DNA sequence taaatataaaatgaaaaatgtatgcatgtataaggataataataataatcatactCATAAACTgcatttataaagcacttaaaTCGTCCACACAGACCGGAAGTGCTGTGCAGTCACAGAGAGATCAAAATCTATAAAATAATGGACAAAACAATATTATAAGTGTACAAAGAAATGCTCAAAGTttcattataaaaacaaaacacgacAGACATTTCATTAAAACAGGCAATTATGTAGACTCTCGAACATGAATTGAGATTTTTCCAgagtatatatatatgaaaacaATTTAACAGTCTTTTGACAAAGTAATCAACCCAACATAAAATAGGTGAGCCATTAAAGCTAGGTGTTCGATGCTTTCTCCATCTGCCTGACAGAAAGAGCACTTTTTACAAACATCAGTGAAAACCTGATGAATATAATCTGTTACTGGATAAATATCGACCTGCTCTTGTGTCTGCACATACCGATtttcagcaacaacaaaaaagcattaaaattcaatttttacaTGCATTAAGGCTCCCTGTCTTTGTCagtaacaaagaaaatgaagtatattattaaataaaataaaaatatttttaatctatAACCTTTGGGTTgcttcgttttttttaattaatatttgaaAGTAGAGGTAAAACTGAAATTGTATGTGCATTGTCACCTTAAACAGACAGCTCCTGTCCTGGTGATGAAACCTTTTGGAAATTCTCCATTTGCTGTGTTTTTACACACAGAGTAAAGCTGGGCATGTATACAGACAGTTCAGTAAAAATCATCTGGCTTGCAGATAGCACATCTTCCATTCACAGCAtcgaaaacagaaaaacagatgtTCACTCAGCCAAGTTAAGGATCctatttttggtaaaaatggaaaaggaaaCTGAGCGTTTCTGAGAAAGATGACTGGAGTAGCTATACTAGACATACGGGTTCACCCATGACTAATGAGATTACTGGAATGGATGGGGCGGTGCTGCAAAAGTCCTCGAAATGACTCCTGGATtcttgcaacaacaaaaaaaaaaaaattaaaggacaGCCCTGCAGTGAGCAGACAACTTATCACCCTACTTTTGATTTTATGCCAATAGGAATAGGAGCATAAAAAATATTGACCATCTCTACATAAACAACATGGTGACATGTAGAAGGATCTCTGATGAAGAATACCTCgaacaaaacacatttatccCTGACTGTAGCAAAAATTAATCCTTTTAacgtttgaatttatttttaatggcagAAAATTCTGATTTCTGttagtctgtttttctttttaggaaatGTATGAATCAAAACTGACCTGTGACCCACAAATGTCAAAAGCATCACATGCAAAAAGTGGTCTTCATGAAgtaatttatttacaaagaatATGCAAATATATTCGATATTTGTGGTTTAATGGAAGCTTAATGTGGTCTGTTGGCATATTTTGAACAAGACAAgtacatttattgtattttatggaAAGAAAGGTTGTAGCCTTAGACTTTTGCCATTTCTTTTTACGTCAAAACAACTAAACATTTACATGAATTAGACCCAAATATGCATAGGTCAGCGTTAgttgaaatagaaaaagatttaaatttaactgtaggtggggaaaaaaatcatgcttgTGGCTATGAAAAGTAGGATTAAAAGGATTTAAAGGGTTTTTAATCacctgtaattattttttttaaataaaatgctcgGAAAAAAAGAGGCCATCAAATAAATAGATGgaaaatacaatgaaaaaaaatatatatatatttagccTAATCACCCCACAGATTTATGAACTAAGTCTCatttaaaatagaattttttttaaatcaaattaaaaccaTAAACACATTGGCTCACCGTTGCcatgtgtaaaagaaaaacttttggtTAATAATGTAAGGAAAACTATCAATATTATTTGAGAAATTAGTTGCATTGTGGCTCTAGAGAGAAAGGGGGAAATTTACAGCAGctccccaaaacaaaaacaaaaagttaagcAGCTTTAACATTTTGATGGCAAAAATTATTATATTAGTATAATTTATGTGATTTCTCTTTTGCCCAGAAGCCCCCCTTCATCCTCCCTTTTCTTCCACTTGTAGATCAATATTGCTGTTATCGTAGCTCCGATTGCCGCTCCCGTTAGAACCCCTGCAATCATGCCTGTTGAGACCAAATGTGCAAAGATTTTATGTGCAGTGTGACTCAGCTgcagcacacaaacaaaaaaaggagatgCATGGATACAAATATTAATAAGTACCAGCCAGAACTTCTTCCTTTTCCCAAAAATGCCTGccattttccaaaaacacaaatccgGACGCGGAAATTCTAGTAGAAGAAGCCTGCAAAATAAGAATTTGAATGGTTTttacacaattttaaaaagaaataatgaacAGAGAAAATCGATTGATTTGTTTATCGTTACACCCCAACAAAATATGGATGCAGTGTTTAGCACAAGAACTGATCCAGATACCATCAGAGTGTCAGCTGGTAGCTTCATCCTCCCAGAATCCATCGTTTTGTGTACCTCTCCTAAATGATCTCCTTCTGGCTCCTCATCTATGTTTTTACCTTCAACGGGAGAAACTAGAGGCAGAGAGAAGAAGGAGCGCACTGTGAGAACATgctgggaaaaacaaaaacaaaaaaaaaaacagtatagtGTAGTGCAGTATAGAATAGTATAGTGGGATTAGCAGAGCGCTTTGATTTACCATGATCTGACCAATCTCCTGACCCAGAACTCTCCAAATCAATTCCTGATCCTTCCAAGTCCTCTGGAAGGCCAGAAATCTACAACAGagacataaaaatatataaattaggATGCAGAGTCAGTGCAGATCACAGCCAAAGTGCAATTAAGAGACGATCAGATGCAAAGATACAAAGTCctgctgcaaaaacaaagacacacacttcCTCTTTGACAGCCAGATGTTACCCCACAGAAAAATGGTGGTAGGTTCACCacgtgattttaaaaaaaagaaaaagaaatcagcTAATAAATTCCGAAATTTGTTCAGAAACTGTTTACTAAAACTTTAAATCAAGAAGTGTAGCATATAACTGATATCTTAAACTTATGCAGAGGTTGCCACACTGTCAACAAAAGGCATTTGAGAAAACTATACATTTTAAATGCCCGTTTTAACTAATGGTCGTTTTAACGTATTGTATTTACCAAttagaataaatgaaataattttaaaaagaagtgcGTGTAGACGACTGATCGGTCACAGGGCCAAA is a window from the Oryzias latipes chromosome 24, ASM223467v1 genome containing:
- the LOC101171049 gene encoding uncharacterized protein LOC101171049, whose protein sequence is MRFILPASLVLVAGLIPAVTSSISGLPEDLEGSGIDLESSGSGDWSDHVSPVEGKNIDEEPEGDHLGEVHKTMDSGRMKLPADTLMASSTRISASGFVFLENGRHFWEKEEVLAGMIAGVLTGAAIGATITAILIYKWKKREDEGGLLGKREIT